The Streptomyces sp. NBC_00344 genome includes a window with the following:
- a CDS encoding transcriptional regulator, translated as MYDVETRKRALALIAQGCSLNSASQRTGISRAAIREWRSRIEPLRLLPGEASPCPRCLPSPRLPDDAAAYAYLLGLYLGDGCVSPHPRGGFYLRIVCDDNWPGLIDKCREAVMAVCPGDSISVLQRQGCVSVNSYSRHWPCLFPQHGPGKKHERPITLESWQQTVIDTHPWEFVRGLIHSDGCRITNWTTRISGGESKRYEYPRYFFTNSSVDILRLFTDTLDRLGVEWRAARNTRTARNVSVARRASVALMDAHVGPKF; from the coding sequence ATGTACGACGTGGAGACACGCAAACGGGCGCTCGCACTCATCGCGCAAGGCTGCAGCCTCAACTCCGCCAGTCAGCGAACCGGCATATCCCGGGCCGCGATCCGCGAGTGGCGGAGCCGAATAGAGCCACTGCGCCTGCTCCCCGGCGAAGCGTCACCGTGCCCGAGGTGCCTGCCTTCACCACGCCTCCCCGACGACGCAGCCGCATACGCCTATCTACTCGGCCTCTACTTGGGTGACGGCTGCGTCAGCCCGCATCCAAGGGGCGGCTTCTACCTGCGCATCGTGTGCGACGACAACTGGCCAGGCCTTATCGACAAGTGCCGCGAGGCCGTCATGGCCGTTTGCCCGGGGGACTCCATCTCCGTGCTTCAACGGCAGGGCTGCGTATCGGTCAACAGTTACAGCCGCCACTGGCCATGCCTCTTCCCGCAGCACGGCCCGGGGAAGAAGCATGAGCGACCGATCACGCTTGAGTCCTGGCAGCAAACCGTGATTGATACCCATCCGTGGGAGTTCGTGCGCGGGCTCATCCACAGCGATGGATGCCGGATCACCAATTGGACCACTCGCATCAGTGGTGGCGAATCCAAGCGCTACGAGTACCCGCGCTACTTCTTCACCAACTCGTCCGTGGACATTCTGCGGCTCTTCACCGACACGCTCGACAGACTGGGAGTCGAGTGGAGGGCCGCCCGGAACACCCGCACGGCACGAAACGTCTCCGTCGCCAGACGCGCATCCGTCGCGCTCATGGACGCACACGTGGGCCCCAAGTTCTGA
- a CDS encoding ANTAR domain-containing response regulator produces the protein MTAPESPQPVADDDKSHVPPLTTRVVIAEDEALIRLDLKEMLEEEGYAVVGEAGDGQRAVELAREHKPDLVILDVKMPVLDGISAAEKITEESIAPVLMLTAFSQRDLVERARDAGAMAYLVKPFSKSDVVPAIEMAVSRFTELKALEQEVADLSLRLETRKLVDRAKSVLQTQYGLSEPAAFRWIQKTSMDRRMSMQQVAEAVIEDGEEKKAAKSQQDG, from the coding sequence GTGACCGCCCCCGAGTCGCCCCAGCCCGTCGCCGACGACGACAAGTCGCACGTCCCGCCGCTGACGACCCGTGTCGTCATCGCCGAGGACGAGGCGCTGATCCGCCTCGACCTCAAGGAGATGCTCGAAGAAGAGGGCTACGCGGTCGTCGGCGAAGCCGGTGACGGTCAGCGGGCCGTCGAGCTGGCCCGCGAGCACAAGCCGGACCTGGTGATCCTCGACGTGAAGATGCCGGTCCTCGACGGGATCTCGGCCGCGGAGAAGATCACCGAGGAGTCCATCGCGCCCGTCCTGATGCTCACCGCGTTCTCGCAGCGTGACCTCGTGGAGCGGGCCAGGGACGCCGGCGCGATGGCGTATCTGGTGAAGCCGTTCTCCAAGAGCGATGTGGTGCCGGCCATCGAGATGGCCGTGTCGCGGTTCACCGAGCTGAAGGCCCTGGAGCAGGAGGTCGCGGACCTCTCGCTGCGGCTGGAGACCCGGAAGCTGGTGGACCGGGCGAAGTCGGTGCTGCAGACGCAGTACGGGCTGAGCGAGCCGGCCGCGTTCCGGTGGATCCAGAAGACGTCGATGGACCGGCGGATGTCGATGCAGCAGGTCGCCGAGGCGGTCATCGAGGACGGCGAGGAGAAGAAGGCCGCGAAGAGCCAGCAGGACGGTTAG
- a CDS encoding ABC transporter ATP-binding protein, which produces MTALLEVEDLRVAYGKIEAVKGISFSVEAGQVVTLIGTNGAGKTTTLRTLSGLIKPAGGTITFDGKPLSGIPAHKIVALGMAHSPEGRHIFPRLSIFENLQLGAFLRDDKEGIEKDIQRAYDLFPILGERRKQAAGTLSGGEQQMLAMGRALMSQPKLLMLDEPSMGLSPIMMQKIMETIVELKSQGMTILLVEQNAQAALSLADHGYVMEIGKISLSGNGQDLLHDESVRKAYLGED; this is translated from the coding sequence GTGACCGCTCTCCTCGAGGTCGAGGACCTCAGGGTCGCCTACGGCAAGATCGAAGCCGTCAAGGGCATCTCCTTCAGCGTCGAGGCCGGTCAGGTCGTCACCCTGATCGGCACCAACGGCGCCGGCAAGACCACCACCCTGCGCACCCTCTCAGGGCTGATCAAACCCGCCGGCGGCACCATCACCTTCGACGGAAAACCGCTGAGCGGCATCCCCGCTCACAAGATCGTCGCGCTGGGGATGGCCCACTCCCCCGAGGGCCGGCACATCTTCCCGCGCCTCTCGATCTTCGAGAATCTCCAGCTCGGAGCGTTCCTCAGGGACGACAAGGAGGGCATCGAGAAGGACATCCAACGCGCCTACGACCTCTTCCCCATCCTGGGAGAACGAAGGAAGCAGGCGGCGGGCACCCTCTCCGGCGGCGAACAGCAGATGCTCGCCATGGGGCGCGCGCTGATGTCCCAGCCCAAGCTGCTGATGCTCGACGAGCCGTCGATGGGGCTCTCCCCGATCATGATGCAGAAGATCATGGAGACGATCGTCGAGCTCAAGTCCCAGGGCATGACGATCCTGCTCGTCGAACAGAACGCACAGGCGGCGCTGTCCCTGGCCGACCACGGCTACGTCATGGAGATCGGCAAGATCTCTCTCTCCGGCAACGGCCAGGACCTGCTGCACGACGAGTCGGTCCGCAAGGCGTACCTCGGCGAGGACTGA
- a CDS encoding ABC transporter ATP-binding protein: MTTETIAQAPEATGTPVLQAEGVIMRFGGLTAVRDVDLTVNAGEIVGLIGPNGAGKTTFFNCLTGLYVPTEGKVSYKGTVLPPKPHLVTKAGIARTFQNIRLFANMTVLENVLVGRHTRTKEGLWSAILRGPGFHKAEARSRERATELLEFIGLAHKADHLARNLPYGEQRKLEIARALASEPGLLLLDEPTAGMNPQETRATEELVFAIRDQGIAVLVIEHDMRFIFNLCDRVAVLVQGEKLVEGTSEVVQGDERVIAAYLGTPFEGAPGDEEVAEVEAAEAVAAADSTTSTTSTTSSTSTEGDSK; this comes from the coding sequence ATGACCACCGAAACCATCGCACAGGCCCCGGAAGCCACCGGCACCCCCGTGCTCCAGGCCGAAGGCGTCATCATGCGCTTCGGCGGCCTCACGGCCGTACGCGACGTCGACCTCACCGTCAACGCGGGAGAAATCGTCGGTCTCATCGGCCCCAACGGCGCCGGCAAGACCACCTTCTTCAACTGCCTCACCGGTCTCTACGTCCCCACCGAGGGCAAGGTCAGCTACAAGGGCACCGTCCTGCCGCCGAAACCGCACCTGGTCACCAAGGCAGGCATCGCCCGCACCTTCCAGAACATCCGGCTCTTCGCCAACATGACCGTCCTGGAAAACGTCCTCGTCGGACGCCACACCAGGACCAAGGAAGGCCTCTGGTCCGCCATCCTGCGCGGCCCCGGCTTCCACAAGGCAGAAGCCAGGTCACGCGAACGCGCCACCGAACTCCTGGAGTTCATCGGCCTCGCCCACAAGGCCGACCACCTCGCGCGCAACCTCCCCTACGGCGAGCAGCGCAAGCTCGAGATCGCCCGCGCCCTCGCCAGCGAACCCGGCCTGCTCCTCCTGGACGAGCCCACCGCCGGCATGAACCCGCAGGAGACCCGCGCCACCGAGGAACTCGTCTTCGCCATCCGCGATCAGGGCATCGCCGTCCTCGTCATCGAGCACGACATGCGCTTCATCTTCAACCTGTGCGACCGGGTCGCCGTCCTCGTCCAGGGCGAAAAGCTCGTCGAGGGCACGTCCGAGGTCGTCCAGGGCGACGAACGTGTCATCGCCGCCTATCTCGGTACGCCTTTCGAAGGCGCCCCCGGCGACGAAGAGGTCGCGGAGGTCGAGGCAGCGGAAGCGGTCGCCGCGGCCGACAGCACCACCAGCACCACCAGCACCACCAGCTCCACCAGCACCGAAGGAGACAGCAAGTGA
- a CDS encoding branched-chain amino acid ABC transporter permease, whose protein sequence is MITKDTTETPGNSPLIPLPLTAARALTAAGAVITIVSAFLSWTWDSDFADDLTYSGDPSGLQFLAVIAAVVTLLFALSHLQIRGLRWLNPSVATTPVFLSALATFAVVWYVVLAIAFELGGLVNLDPGGWIAAVGSAISVAGALALPRPGPAMKDYFTKADHIPAARRLPAWAQRIVVTACTALALLVFTYGIGVPDEQPEVFIAFVLLVIFIAWALVGAGLADRFSELNARHKGFATSMAFLAAAIFPFTQSEDHNANLGVNILIFATVALGLNIVVGLTGLLDLGYVAFLGVGAYAAALVSGSEFSTFSGVQFPFWAAALTGMCASLVFGVLIGAPTLRLRGDYLAIVTLGFGEIFRIAVNSMDGSSGPDITNGPNGIPSIPDLELFGFNLGASHDVAGFTLGRFANYFLLMLVITGLVVLVFNRAADSRIGRSWIAIREDETAATAMGINGFRVKLIAFALGATLAGLAGTVSAHVTYSVTPAPYQFAGAAPPNSAFLLAAVVLGGMGTVGGPLLGATFLYLIPEKLGFLKQYELLAFGIALVLLMRFRPEGVIANRRRQLEFHEDDDNAALPEQRVLGDDTVPVSKAGA, encoded by the coding sequence ATGATCACCAAAGACACCACAGAGACCCCCGGGAACAGCCCGCTGATCCCGCTCCCCCTCACCGCGGCCCGCGCCCTCACCGCAGCCGGCGCCGTCATCACCATCGTCAGCGCCTTCCTCTCCTGGACCTGGGACAGCGACTTCGCCGACGACCTCACCTACTCCGGCGACCCCTCGGGCCTCCAGTTCCTCGCGGTCATCGCAGCGGTCGTCACCCTGCTCTTCGCCCTCAGCCACCTCCAGATCCGCGGACTGCGCTGGCTCAACCCCAGCGTCGCCACCACCCCGGTGTTCCTCTCCGCCCTCGCCACCTTCGCGGTCGTCTGGTACGTCGTACTCGCCATCGCCTTCGAACTCGGCGGACTCGTCAACCTTGACCCGGGTGGCTGGATCGCCGCCGTCGGCTCCGCAATCTCGGTTGCCGGCGCCCTCGCACTCCCCCGGCCCGGCCCGGCCATGAAGGACTACTTCACCAAGGCCGACCACATCCCCGCCGCCCGCCGGCTCCCCGCCTGGGCCCAGCGCATCGTGGTCACCGCCTGCACCGCACTCGCCCTGCTCGTCTTCACCTACGGCATCGGCGTCCCCGACGAACAGCCCGAAGTCTTCATCGCCTTCGTCCTGCTCGTCATCTTCATCGCCTGGGCGCTCGTCGGCGCGGGACTCGCCGACCGCTTCTCCGAACTCAACGCACGGCACAAGGGATTCGCCACCTCCATGGCCTTCCTCGCCGCAGCGATCTTCCCGTTCACCCAGAGCGAGGACCACAACGCCAACCTCGGCGTCAACATCCTCATCTTCGCCACCGTCGCCCTCGGCCTCAACATCGTCGTCGGCCTCACCGGACTCCTCGACCTCGGATACGTCGCCTTCCTCGGCGTCGGCGCCTACGCCGCCGCCCTCGTGTCCGGCTCCGAGTTCTCCACCTTCTCCGGCGTCCAGTTCCCCTTCTGGGCCGCCGCCCTCACCGGAATGTGCGCCTCACTGGTCTTCGGCGTCCTCATCGGCGCACCGACCCTGCGACTGCGCGGCGACTACCTCGCCATCGTCACCCTGGGCTTCGGAGAGATCTTCCGCATCGCCGTCAACAGCATGGACGGCTCATCGGGACCCGACATCACCAACGGCCCCAACGGCATCCCCTCCATCCCCGACCTCGAACTCTTCGGGTTCAACCTCGGGGCGTCCCACGACGTAGCAGGCTTCACGCTCGGCCGCTTCGCCAACTACTTCCTGCTGATGCTCGTCATCACCGGACTCGTCGTCCTGGTCTTCAACCGCGCCGCGGACTCCCGCATCGGCCGTTCCTGGATCGCCATCCGCGAGGACGAGACCGCAGCCACGGCCATGGGCATCAACGGCTTCCGGGTCAAGCTCATCGCCTTCGCCCTCGGCGCCACCCTCGCCGGCCTCGCGGGCACGGTCAGCGCCCACGTGACCTACAGCGTCACACCCGCCCCGTACCAGTTCGCCGGAGCGGCCCCGCCCAACTCCGCCTTCCTGCTCGCCGCCGTGGTACTCGGCGGCATGGGCACCGTCGGCGGCCCGCTCCTCGGCGCGACCTTCCTCTACCTCATCCCCGAGAAGCTCGGCTTCCTCAAGCAGTACGAGCTCCTCGCCTTCGGTATCGCGCTCGTCCTGCTGATGCGCTTCCGCCCGGAAGGCGTCATCGCCAACCGCCGGCGCCAGCTGGAATTCCACGAGGACGACGACAACGCCGCCCTCCCGGAACAGCGCGTACTCGGCGACGACACCGTCCCGGTCAGCAAGGCAGGGGCGTGA
- a CDS encoding branched-chain amino acid ABC transporter permease, whose protein sequence is MNSLPQQLANGLFLGSMYGLIAIGYTMVYGIVQLINFAHGEIFMTGGFGALTVYFYVLPDGTSMWIALPAMLIGGGIVAVLVAVGAERFAYRPLRGAPRLAPLITAIGLSLALQQAVFNWYPDAENARPFPELPGGPYHLGSIDIQSADLFLIIAAPLCMAALAFFVRTSRTGRAMQATAQDPDTAQLMGIDTNRIIVIAFAIGGLFAAVAGVAYGFKVHNVDYSMGFQAGLKAFTAAVLGGIGNIYGAMLGGLVLGVAEVMATAYIDQVPGMQQLGGQAWSAVWAFVLLILVLLLRPQGLLGERVADRA, encoded by the coding sequence GTGAACTCCCTGCCGCAACAGCTGGCCAACGGGCTGTTCCTCGGCTCGATGTACGGGCTGATCGCCATCGGCTACACGATGGTGTACGGCATCGTCCAGCTCATCAACTTCGCCCACGGCGAGATCTTCATGACCGGCGGCTTCGGCGCCCTGACCGTCTACTTCTACGTGCTGCCCGACGGCACCTCGATGTGGATAGCCCTCCCGGCCATGCTCATAGGCGGCGGCATCGTCGCCGTCCTCGTCGCCGTAGGAGCCGAACGCTTCGCCTACCGGCCCCTACGAGGCGCACCGCGCCTCGCGCCACTGATCACCGCCATCGGCCTCTCCCTCGCCCTCCAGCAAGCCGTCTTCAACTGGTACCCCGACGCCGAGAACGCCCGGCCCTTCCCCGAGCTTCCGGGCGGGCCCTACCACCTCGGCTCGATCGACATCCAGAGCGCCGACCTCTTCCTCATCATCGCGGCCCCTCTCTGCATGGCCGCCCTCGCCTTCTTCGTCCGCACCTCCCGCACCGGCCGCGCCATGCAGGCCACCGCGCAGGACCCGGACACCGCACAGCTCATGGGCATCGACACCAACCGCATCATCGTGATCGCCTTCGCGATCGGCGGCCTCTTCGCAGCAGTGGCCGGTGTCGCCTACGGGTTCAAGGTGCACAACGTCGACTACAGCATGGGCTTCCAGGCGGGCCTCAAGGCCTTCACCGCAGCCGTGCTCGGCGGCATCGGCAACATCTACGGCGCCATGCTCGGCGGCCTCGTCCTCGGCGTCGCCGAAGTCATGGCGACCGCCTACATCGACCAGGTCCCCGGCATGCAGCAGCTCGGCGGCCAGGCATGGTCCGCAGTCTGGGCATTCGTCCTGCTGATCCTCGTACTGCTGCTACGACCACAAGGCCTCCTGGGCGAACGCGTCGCGGACAGGGCGTGA
- a CDS encoding branched-chain amino acid ABC transporter substrate-binding protein yields MRQRSLLILTTVLTTGALTLTACGSRDNNDKKNSGDQKTEVVIGVDAPLTGANSATGLGIQGGVKVAVDDANKNNTVPGVHFSVKALDDKALPPTGQQNASALVANKDVLGVVGPLNSGVAQTMQQVFATAKLVQISPSNTAPELTQGKNWQTAKKRQYDTYFRTATTDALQGGFAAQYAAETLKKKKVFVVDDKQTYGAGLAGLFKSNFLKAGGKLAGQDHVNTGDKDFSTLVTKIKNSGADILYYGGQYDESQIITKQLKSAGANIPLMGGDGMFTPTYIKTAGKAAEGDLATSVGVPVDTLPAAKDFITKYKAAKYTGDYGTYGGYSYDAATAIIKAVGAVVKDGKIPTDARQQIVAAVQKTDFDGIAGHVSFDQYGDTTNKQLTVYQVKNGAWKAVKSGTYNAG; encoded by the coding sequence GTGCGACAGCGTTCCTTGCTCATTCTCACCACCGTGCTGACCACCGGGGCACTCACACTCACCGCCTGCGGTTCGCGCGACAACAACGACAAGAAGAACAGTGGTGACCAGAAGACCGAGGTCGTCATCGGTGTGGACGCGCCCCTGACCGGGGCCAACTCCGCAACCGGCCTCGGAATTCAGGGCGGCGTCAAGGTCGCCGTCGACGACGCCAACAAGAACAACACCGTCCCCGGCGTGCACTTCTCCGTCAAGGCGCTCGACGACAAGGCGCTGCCGCCGACCGGCCAGCAGAACGCCTCCGCGCTCGTCGCCAACAAGGACGTCCTCGGCGTCGTCGGCCCGCTGAACTCGGGCGTCGCACAGACCATGCAGCAGGTCTTCGCCACCGCCAAGCTGGTCCAGATCTCGCCGTCCAACACCGCCCCCGAGCTCACCCAGGGCAAGAACTGGCAGACCGCGAAGAAGCGCCAGTACGACACGTACTTCCGCACCGCGACCACCGACGCCCTCCAGGGCGGCTTCGCAGCCCAGTACGCCGCGGAGACCCTCAAGAAGAAGAAGGTCTTCGTCGTCGACGACAAGCAGACCTACGGCGCGGGCCTGGCCGGTCTCTTCAAGTCGAACTTCCTCAAGGCCGGCGGCAAGCTCGCGGGCCAGGACCACGTCAACACCGGCGACAAGGACTTCTCCACCCTCGTCACCAAGATCAAGAACTCCGGCGCCGACATCCTGTACTACGGCGGCCAGTACGACGAGTCGCAGATCATCACCAAGCAGCTCAAGTCCGCGGGCGCCAACATCCCCCTCATGGGCGGTGACGGCATGTTCACCCCGACCTACATCAAGACCGCGGGCAAGGCAGCCGAGGGCGACCTCGCCACCTCGGTCGGCGTCCCGGTCGACACCCTGCCCGCCGCCAAGGACTTCATCACCAAGTACAAGGCCGCCAAGTACACCGGCGACTACGGCACCTACGGCGGCTACTCCTACGACGCCGCCACCGCGATCATCAAGGCCGTCGGCGCCGTCGTGAAGGACGGCAAGATTCCCACCGACGCCCGCCAGCAGATCGTCGCCGCCGTCCAGAAGACCGACTTCGACGGCATCGCCGGCCACGTCTCCTTCGACCAGTACGGCGACACCACCAACAAGCAGCTCACCGTCTACCAGGTCAAGAACGGCGCCTGGAAGGCCGTCAAGAGCGGCACCTACAACGCCGGCTGA
- a CDS encoding PaaI family thioesterase, giving the protein MGEQTTVKFPQEVIDEYAALGVDLPGLFSAGHLGERMDVRITEAAADRVVGTMPVEGNTQPYGLLHGGASAVLAETLGSIGSMLHGGPSKVAVGVDLNCTHHRGARKGLVTGVATPVHRGRSTATYEIVITDEQDKRVCTARLTCLLRDVTPEAPTG; this is encoded by the coding sequence ATGGGCGAGCAGACCACCGTGAAGTTCCCGCAAGAGGTCATCGACGAATACGCCGCACTCGGCGTGGACCTGCCGGGGCTGTTCTCCGCCGGCCACCTCGGCGAGCGCATGGACGTACGGATCACCGAAGCGGCCGCCGACCGCGTCGTCGGCACCATGCCGGTCGAAGGAAACACCCAGCCCTACGGTCTGCTGCACGGCGGTGCATCCGCCGTACTCGCCGAGACCCTCGGCTCCATCGGCTCGATGCTGCACGGCGGCCCCTCAAAGGTCGCCGTCGGCGTGGACCTCAACTGCACCCATCACCGCGGCGCCCGCAAGGGCCTGGTCACCGGGGTGGCGACCCCCGTCCACCGGGGCCGCTCCACCGCCACCTACGAGATCGTCATCACCGACGAACAGGACAAGCGCGTCTGCACGGCCCGGCTGACCTGCCTGCTGCGGGACGTCACTCCCGAGGCCCCCACCGGCTGA